Proteins encoded within one genomic window of Arachis ipaensis cultivar K30076 chromosome B08, Araip1.1, whole genome shotgun sequence:
- the LOC107611661 gene encoding F-box/kelch-repeat protein At3g23880-like — MRIAERKAPRRLELVSCPTARTRLLTDLPEETIIEILLRLPARTLASLRSVCTSWRNLISAPDFTSNHLRRSCLLDPSLTTPRIAYYNGAYSYDVRCGRIGLLSVRSILDDPSEPTQVDCFTEQHYYGIIGSCNGLLCLADADTFKYMHAILWNPCTGFTFEPPEISGEVRFCGFGYDYLSDSYKIFATIWKQGRSDFEFSARIYTFGPTSSWRKIDDIPLALCGFPSDHPRWVLNRKGEFFGSSRLCTLNWCVNHVVLYFDLDKETYGHFPLPDSEIDLDHNFPRRCTHLCVLRNCLSVCSYEHKRTRQWIVWQMKEYGDAQSWTKLAVISNLPKFTYSNYSEHCLQPLYISESDVLLAFFPFRGIILCNLKNGSVEFPEIDGFNTRNHPLYLCYGYRIACIHHESLVSPNGLQSNSSKMLLRFIKPKSKPIDS, encoded by the coding sequence ATGCGGATTGCGGAGAGGAAAGCACCGAGACGGCTGGAACTGGTCAGTTGTCCCACGGCAAGAACGCGGCTCTTAACAGACCTTCCGGAAGAGACAATAATCGAAATCTTGCTGAGGCTTCCGGCAAGGACGCTTGCTTCCTTAAGGAGTGTGTGCACTTCATGGAGAAACCTAATCTCCGCCCCCGACTTCACCTCTAACCACCTTCGTCGTTCATGCTTACTTGATCCAAGTTTGACTACGCCACGAATTGCTTATTACAATGGGGCCTACAGCTATGACGTCAGATGCGGCAGAATCGGACTTCTCTCCGTACGCTCAATCTTGGATGATCCTTCCGAGCCTACTCAAGTCGATTGCTTCACGGAACAACACTACTACGGAATCATTGGTTCTTGCAATGGATTGTTATGCTTGGCTGATGCAGATACCTTCAAATACATGCATGCCATCTTGTGGAACCCCTGTACCGGATTCACATTCGAACCTCCGGAAATCAGCGGTGAAGTCCGCTTTTGTGGCTTTGGTTATGATTATCTCAGTGACAGTTACAAAATTTTTGCAACTATATGGAAGCAAGGGCGATCTGATTTTGAGTTTAGTGCCAGAATTTATACATTTGGGCCAACTTCGTCATGGAGAAAAATTGATGATATCCCATTAGCTCTATGTGGTTTCCCAAGTGACCATCCTCGTTGGGTTCTTAATAGGAAAGGGGAATTTTTTGGTAGTAGCAGATTATGCACTCTGAATTGGTGTGTTAATCATGTGGttctttattttgatttggaTAAAGAGACTTATGGTCATTTTCCTCTGCCTGATAGTGAAATAGATTTAGATCATAATTTTCCAAGGCGGTGCACTCACTTATGTGTCTTGAGAAACTGCCTTTCTGTTTGTTCTTACGAGCATAAGAGAACACGCCAGTGGATTGTGTGGCAGATGAAGGAATATGGAGATGCTCAATCTTGGACTAAATTGGCAGTGATTTCGAACCTTCCAAAATTCACTTATTCAAATTATTCAGAACATTGTTTACAACCTCTTTACATATCGGAAAGTGATGTTCTTTTGGCATTTTTTCCATTTCGCGGCATAATTTTATGTAACTTAAAAAATGGGAGCGTAGAATTTCCTGAGATTGACGGCTTCAACACAAGGAACCATCCTTTGTATCTATGTTACGGGTATAGGATAGCTTGTATCCACCATGAAAGTTTAGTTTCACCAAATGGTCTTCAAAGCAACTCATCCAAAATGCTGCTGCGCTTCATCAAACCCAAATCCAAGCCTATTGACTCTTAA